The Haloprofundus salinisoli region CGGACCTGATGGTACTCGTCGACTCCTACAGCGGCAGCGGCGACTACACGCTCACCATCACCGAGTACCAGTAACTCGCTACGCGGTCGCCTCCGAGCCGTCAGTCATCACTCACCTTCGGTCCCTGCTCTCGCCGTCCCGGTTGTCTTCTCTCACCTGGCGCGTCTGAGGCCATCTGCTTCGCTTCGTCGACTCCCTCGAACGGCGGCGCCGAGATTCTCCGCACCGTGTGAAATTTCTACAATTTGTAGAACGCGTGAGTTCATACGCCTCGCTCCCGTGTAGGTGTTATGCGCCTTCGATATGCCGACGGAACCGTCCGAGTCGAGGGGCCGATGGAGACGGTCGAGGGGTCGACGGAGACGGTCGCGGATGTGGGTGTCTCGTTCGACGTCGACGGAGGACGTTTCGACGCGCTGCACTACCGGACGTTCCGGGACTCGCTTCGAGCGGCGAACGTCGAGTTCGACGACGACGTACTCGACCCGGTTGCGGGTCCGGAGCTCTCCTGTTCGCTCTCGCTTCGCCCCTACCAGAGTGCGGCGCTGCGTCGCTGGCGGAGCGACGAACGCGGGGTGGTCGTCCTCCCGACCGGTGCCGGCAAGACCTACGTCGGCATGGCGGCCGTCGACGCCGTCGGCGGGCCGACGCTCGTCGTCGTCCCGACGCTCGAACTCGTCGACCAGTGGCGCGACGAACTCGCGCGCTTCGGTGTTCCGGTCGGCGAGTTCACCGGCCGCGCGAAGGCGCTCGAACCGATTACGGTGACGACGTACGACTCGGCGCACACCCACGCCGGCCGCCTCGGCAACCGTTTCGAGTTCGTGCTGTTCGACGAGGTCCACCACCTCGCCGCCGAGAAATACCAGGAGATCGCCGAGCGGATGGCCGCACCCGCCCGGATGGGGTTGACCGCGACGTACGAGCGCGACGACGAGAGACACACCCGACTCACTCGACTACTGGGCGGGAAAGTGTACGAGATACAGACCGACGACCTCACCGGCGAGTACCTCTCGACGTACACCGTCGAGCGGATCACGGTCGAACTGTCGCCCGACGAGCGCGAGACGTACGACGAACACGCCGCGGTGTTTCGCAACTACGTCGCCTTCAGCAGCGTCTCGCTCGACGGGCCGGACGGCTACCGAAAGCTGGTCATCAGAAGCGGCAACGACCCGCGGGCGTGGCGAGCGATTCGCGCCAAGGAGACGTCGCGGAAAATCGCGTTCAACGCCGAGTCGAAACTGGATGAACTCGCTTCACTCCTCCGTGAGTGCCGCGAGAACGGCGACCGAGTCGTCGTCTTCACCCGCTACAACGACCTCGTCCACGTCGTCGCCGACCGGTTTCTGATTCCGTCTATCACCTACAAGACGCCGACCGACGAACGTCGCGCGATTCTCTCGGGTTTCAAATCCGGCCGTTACGACGCCGTCGTCAGTTCGCAGGTGCTCGACGAGGGCGTCGACGTGCCCGACGCGAACGTCGGCATCATCCTCAGCGGCACGGGGAGCGAACGCGAGTACCGCCAGCGACTCGGCCGCATCCTCCGCCCCTCCGAGAAGTCCGCCCGCCTCTACGAACTCGTCTCCGCCGACACCGGCGAGGTTCGCACTGCCGACCGCCGCCGCGCTTGACTCACCCTTCGACTTCCGATGCTCACGAAGAAACTGCTCGAAACCCGACAGCGAAACCCCGAGATCTGGCCCGTCTACCGACCGCCCGAGGAGTACCGCGGCGTCGCAGCGTCCGTTCTAGACGCCTATCGCCCCGGCGTGACGAAGGGCGAACTCGACGAGACGCTCCGCGACGTCGAGACGCACGAGACGTACACGCTGGTCCGCGGCCTCAGAAAGCTACTCGAACAGAGACTCGCGTTCGAGCGTGACCCGCCTGTCGCCCCGGTCGAACTCCGGGAGGCGGCGTTCGAGCGGGGATTCGTCACCGACGCCCGCGAGCGACGGTCGGCGATGGACGCCGTCGGCGAGGCGTTCGGCCTCTCCGGCGACGAGGTCTCCGACTCGCTGTGGGCCGACAGAGAGCGCGAACAGCGCCTCCGCGACGCGCCCGACGTTGGCCCCGCGGACCTCCTCCGGCAGTACAACCTCGCGCTCACGCAGACGTTTCTCTGCGACGCCGTTTCGCTCACCGTCGAGAGTCGGACCGACCTCGACCGTCTCGCCGTCGCGGCGACCGAACTCGGCGCGATGGCCGAGTACGCCGAGGGTGCAAACGCGCTCCGCGTCGTCGGCCCGGCGGCGGCGGACCGCAAGTACCGGACGTACCGCAAGCGGGTCGCCGAGTGGGTCGGCCGCGTCGTCGCCGCCGCCGAGTGGTCGCTCGCCGCCCGCCTCGAAGTCGAGGTCCGCGGCGAGACGCGCCTGTACGAGTTCGCCGCCGATTCGGCGAAGAGCGGCCTGTTCCCGCTCTCGCCGTGGTCCTGCACGCCCGACGACGACCGGCGGGCGCGGTTCGCCGACCGAATCGAATCGCGCCTCCCGCGGTGGCGAGTTCGGGCGAGACCGACGGTGCTCCGCGGCGTCGGCGAGGACACCGACGGCAACGGTGTGCGGGCCGTCGCCGACTTCGCGTTCGAGCGCCCGCACAGCGGTCGCGAGTGCTACTTGGCGACTTTCGACGGCTGGACGCCCGACCACCTCGAAACTCGTCTCGCCGCGCTTCGGGCGGCAGCGGGCGATAGACCGATTCTCGCCGCCGTCAACGAGCGCCAGTGCTGCACCTCCGGTGTCGACAGGGAGGCGTTGAGAGACGGCCTCGCCTCGCGGCTCGTCGCAGAGCGCGCGGCAGGCGCAGACGCCGTCCTCTGGTACGCGAACGCGTTTCCGGTTAAGGACGTCGCCGCCGAACTCGACGCACTCGAACGGAAGTGGGTCGAGACCGACCGCGACTACCTGCTGCCCGTCGACCTCGACGCGGAACCCGACGTGCTGGAGGTCGACGCGTTCGCGTACGACCGGCAGGTCGAACCGGAGGCGGTCCGCCACCACGCGCTCGACACCGGCCACGGCGCGCTCTCGAACGGGTCGTACCTGCCCGAACACCTCGTTTCGGACCTCCGAGCCGAAATCGAATCACTCGACCGGCGGACGCTCGACGCGGTGCGGCCGCTCCTCGGGAGCTACGACCTCGGGCCCGATGCGCTCACCGCGCTCGGCTACGTCGTCGACGACGCGAATCGCGCGGCCCTCCGGGTTCGACGACACGGAGCGGACTGATACGCCCTCGGTCGGAACCGCCTCGACTTACAGCGGCTCCGGCTCCAACTCGACCCCGACGGCGCCGGTCAGATTCGGCGTAAAAGAGAGGACGGCTTACCGCTCGTTCACCTTCAGCACCTTGCCCGCGGCGATGGTCTGACCCATGTCGCGGATGGCGAAGCTCCCGAGTTCCGGAATCTCGCTCGACGGTTCGATGCTGAGCGGCTTCTGCGGGCGCAGCGTGACGATGGCGGCGTCGCCGGCCTTGATGAAGTCGGGGTTCTCCTCCGCGACCTCGCCCGAGGCGGGGTCGAGCTTCTGGTCGAGCGACTCGAACGTGCAGGCGACCTGCGCCGTGTGGGCGTGAATGACCGGCGTGTAACCCGCGGTGACGACCGACGGGTGTTGCATCACGACGATCTGCGCCTGGAACGTCTCGGCGACTTTCGGCGGGTCGTCGGCGGGACCGCAGACGTCGCCACGTCGGATGTCGTTCTTCCCGATGCCGCGGACGTTGAAGCCGACGTTGTCGCCGGGTTCCGCGCGGTCGACCTCCTCGTGGTGCATCTCGATGGTCTTCACTTCACCCGAGACGTCCGAGGGCTGGAACGAGACGTTCGCACCCGTCTCGAGGATACCGGTCTCGATGCGGCCGACCGGAACCGTCCCGATACCCGAAATCGTGTAGACATCCTGAATCGGGAGTCGCAGCGGCGCGTCCGTCGGCGGCGACATCTCGGGCAAGTTGTTCAGCGACTCCAGCACCGTGGGTCCGTCGAACCACGGCATGTTCTCGGAGTGCTCGGCGATGTTGTCGCCCTCGAACGCCGAGATAGGGATAAACCGCGCGTCGTCGGTGTCGAAGCGGACCTGCGTGAGCAGTTGCTTCACGTCGTCGACGACTTCGCGGTAGCGGTCTTCCTCGTAGTCGACGGTGTCCATCTTGTTGACGGCGACGATGAGCGTCTCGATGCCGAGCGTCCGCGAGAGGAACACGTGCTCGCGGGTCTGTGGCGCGACGCCGTCGTCGGCGGCGACGACCAACACGGCGTGGTCGGCCTGCGACGCGCCGGTGATCATGTTCTTGACGAAGTCGCGGTGACCGGGCGTGTCGACGATGGTGAAGTAGTACTTGTCCGTGTCGAAGCGCTGGTGGGCGATGTCGATGGTGACGCCGCGCTCTCGCTCCTCGGCGAGGTTGTCCATCACGTAGGCGAACTCGAAGCCGCCTTTGCCTTTCTCGGCGGCTTCCTCGCGGTGCTGTTCGATGACGTGCTCGGGTACCGACCCCGTCTCGAACAGGAGACGCCCGACGAGCGTGCTCTTGCCGTGGTCGACGTGACCGATGATGGCTAAGTTCTGGTGTGGTTTGTCTTGAGACATGGTAACAGCAGGCGCTGTGCGCCTGTCAGGTTATTTATGTCGTACGAGAGCAAAACGATTGTCTCCGGTACGTTGGTTGAATATACATCCCTTTGACAGTATCACAACCGACTGATACCCGCGAATCGACGACGCTGTCTCCGGCTGAAAAGAATACGGTGGAACTGTCGCGCGCGGAGAGCTTACGCCGAGTAACCCGGCGACTGCGCCTCGATGACGTCGGCGATGTTCGTCATCTCCTCGCCGACGGTGGCGACCAGGTCGTCGAGCGTGACGATGCCGACGAGTTTGCCGTCGTCGTCGACGACGGGGAGTCGGCGTACCTTGACCTCGCCAAACTTCTTCGCGACGGCGAACCCTTCCTCGTTCTGGTTGATGGTCTCCGGGTTCTCGGTCATGATATCTTCGGCGGTGATCTCCGAGATATCGTCGTGTTCGGCGACTGCCAGCGCGATTTCTCGGTCCGTAACGATGCCGCGTGGTTCGTCGTCTTCGACGATGACGACGGACCCGGTTCCCTCCGATGAGAACATCTGCGCGATCTCTTTGATACTCGTGCTCGGTTCGGCTTTGACGACGTCCTCGGTTGCGAGGTCACCAACTGGCATAGCAACTGTTAGCCCCACGGTGAACGCCGTAATCGTAGGGCCTGTATTTTCCGGGGTGACCGACAACTGTCGTCTGTCTAGGGTTTCGAGCGGGATTGCGGTCTCAAATGTTTGAAAATTTTACAAATTGTATACTGTTTGGGACGGTTTGGCAGGTGCGGTGTGTCGCGGTCGACACGTCTTCTCACCGAGCACCCGTTGCACCACTACGATGTTTCGACGGTCACCTCTCGTGACTATTCGCTGCTCTCCGGCGACAGATACCGCTCCAGCAGACGCTCGTAGACGCGGGCGGTCGCAAGCAGGTCGCCGACGGCGACGGACTCGTCGACGGTGTGGGCGTCGTCCTCGATAGTTCCCGGACCGAACAGCACCGCCGGGATGCCGCGGGGAATGAGGTACCGGGTGTCGCTGCCGGCGTTGAACCCGACGATGTCGCTCTCGATGCCGACGTCGCGCGCGGCGTCGACAGTGCGTCTGACGAGCGGGTGGTCGGCGTCTACGGCCGCGGCGTCGACGGTCATCGTCCGCCGGAGTTCGAATTCGACGGGCGGGGCGTCGGCGAGACCGGACTCGACGGCCTCCCGTACCCGCTCGTCGTACGCCGCGGGTTCGGGGCCCTCGGGGAGCGTCCGCCACGAGAGAGTCGCCCGGGCCTCGCCGGGGACGACGTGGGGGGCGGAGCCGCCTTCGATCTGGGTGACGGTGATGGTCGGGCCGGGTTCGAGAATCGGGTGATTTTCGGCGGCGACTTCGCCCGCGAGGTCGGCGACGCCGTCGAGCGCGCACCGAAGGCCGTCGATGGCGTTGATACCCCGGTCCGGTCGCCCTGAGTGGCTCTCGCGGCCGTTTACGACCAGTTCCCAGTCGAGCGCGCCGTACTGCGCGATGGCGACGTGGAGGTCCGTCGGTTCGCCGATTATCGCGGCGTCGACGTCGCCGACCGCCTCCGCGATGCGTTCCGTACCCGGACCGCCGCGCTCCTCGTCGACGGCGAAGCCCAAGACGACCTCGCCGGGTTCGTCCGATTCGCCGCGGGTCGTCAGAAACGCCTCGGCGGCGACGACCTTGGCGGCGAGCGCGCCCTTCATGTCCGCGACGCCGCGGCCGACGAGGCGGTCGCCGTCGCGCCGGAGTTCGTAGGGGTGGCCGGTCCAGTCGCCGGCGTTCGCGGGAACGACGTCGGTGTGACCGGTCAGGAGGAGTCGGCCGCGTTCGGGGTCGCCGGCCCGCGCGACGAGGTTGGGCCGACCCGGTTCGAGTTCCTCGCGTTCGAGCACCCAGTCGACGGGGCTCTCGCGGAGTCGCTCGACGAGTGCGTCCACGACCGCCGCCTCCGATCCGGGCGGGTTCGGACTCGGACACTCGACGAGCGTCCGGGTCAACTCGACGACTGCCGATTCGGTGACGTTCATCGTCTCTCGCTCTCCCGCAGCGCGTATAGCCCCGTCGACGCCGGAAAACCTCACTGCCGGAGGCGCTGTCGGCGTCGGTTTCCGCCGACGACGGCGTTAAGCGACCCGACCGCGACGCACCCGTATGACCGAAGATCTCGTGACGCTGGCCGACGTCGAAGCGGCCGCCGAGCGCCTCGACGGCGTCGTCAAGCGAACGCCCGTCGACACCTCGCGGACGTTCGCCGAACGCTGTGAGGCCGACAGCGTCCACCTGAAGCTCGAATCGCTCCAGCGAACCGGCTCGTTCAAGATTCGCGGTGCGTCGAACCGCATCGCGCAGTTGGGCGACTCGGAACTCGAAGGCGGCATCGTCGCGGCCAGCGGCGGCAACCACGCGCAGGGCGTCGCGTCGGCGGCCGCCGCCCACGACGCGGACGCGACCATCGTAATGCCCGAGGTGACGCCGATGGCGAAGAGAGAGGCGACGCGGGGCTACGGCGCGGAGGTCGTCGTCCACGGTGAAGTGTACCAAGAATCGTACGAGCGAGCCATGGACATCGCCGAGCAGCGAGGCGCGACGTTCGTCCACCCGTTCAACGACCGCGCGGTCATCGCCGGACAGGGAACCGTGGGTCTGGAGATGGTCGAGGACGTACCCGACGTCGACACCGTCGTCGTCGCCATCGGCGGCGGCGGCCTCGTCTCCGGCATCGCAACGGCGGTGAAAGCGAAGCGACCCGAGGTGCGCGTCGTCGGCGTCCAGACCGAGGGCTGTGCGCACATGAGCGAGTCCCTCGAACGAGGCGAAGTGTACGAACGCGACTCCATCGACACCATCACCGAGGGAATCGCGGCCAGTCGAACCGAGGAGTACACCTTCCGACACGTCCACGAGCGCGTCGACGAAGTGGTGAACGTCACCGACGCCGACGTGACCGCGGCGATGGCGCTTCTCGCCGAGCGGTCGAAACTCGTCACCGAGTCCGCCGGGGCCGTCGCGCTCGCGGCGCTGGTCGGCGACTACCTCGACGTGACCGGCGAGACGGTGGCGGTGCCGGTCTGCGGGGCGAACATCGACCTCACGCAGTTCGCCGACTACGCGAAAGCCGGGCTCGCAGCGTTGGGCCGCTACCGGACGATTCGGATCACCGTCGACGACTGGCCGGGGTCGCTGGCGTCCGTCGCCGCGGCCGTCGAAGAAACCGGGGCGACCGTCGACGAGCTGTCGCGGATGCCGCAGCGGTCGGGCGTCGAGCCGGCGCGGACCGAACTCGCCGTCGCAGTCGAAGGGAGCGGTCCCGAGCACCTCGAACGCGTAGCCGCCGCACTGGACGGACAACCCGGCGTCACGCTCGTCGAATAACCACTTGCGACATTTCGTATCTCGGTATTCTGTGTATGGGGGGCGTACGGTCCGGCGAGTGCCGTCCGAGAGAAGGCGATCGCGACGGTGCAAAGCGACCGACTCCGAGGGATGTGGATACAAAAGAGAGCGAAAGAGCGAGAGAGACGAGCAGACGCCGCGTTATAACTTCCGCATCGCGCGAGTCATGTCGGCGAAAGTTGCGGTGCGGCGCTCGGCGGTGGCGAGGTCGGTCTGAGTCCGTTCAGAAACCGTTGCTCTGATCATATCGAGATAATATACGAACGATTACATAATTCTTCTTTCAGGAACTCCGACCGGTGGGCGACCGGAAACAGCTTGAATAGCACGTTCGTGTATATCAGCCACGTGTATTCTCCTGGTTCTCCCGAAAATTCGACGTAATCCTTCGGGGACGATACACGGATGCGCACATTGCCGGCACATCCCCGAGACGAGATACCAAAGCATTACTTACCCCGAACCAAGCCACTCATATGGCCCATCGGAAGCCGCCACTGCGGGAGGTCCACGCCGACCGCGGGGCGAAGTTCACCGGGTTCGGCGGGTGGGAGATGCCGGTGGAGTTCGACTCCATCCGCACCGAACACGCCGCGGTCCGCGATTCGGCGGGCATCTTCGACGTCTCGCACATGAGCGAGATCGAGGTGTCCGGGCCGGACGCGACCGAACTGATGCAGCGACTGACGACCAACGACGTGGCGGCGCTCGACCCGGGCGGCTCGCAGTACTCCTGTATCACCGACGAGTCGGGCGTCATCCTCGACGACACCGTCGTCTACGCACTGCCCGACGAGTTGGACGACTCCGACTCGCCGGACCCGGCGTACCTGTTCATCCCGAACGCGGGCCACGACGAGCAGATGTACGAGCGGTGGACGACCCACCGCGACGAGTGGGGTCTCGACGCCACCGTCGACGACCGGACCGAGGAGTGGGCGATGTTCGCGGTCCAGGGACCGGACGCGCCCGGCCTCGTCGCCGACGCGGCGGGGTCGGACGTGCTCGACCTCTCGCGGTTCGAGGCCGCCTCTGCCGAGATCGCGGACGCCGAGTGTCTCGTCGCGCGGACGGGCTACACCGGTGAAGACGGCTTCGAGGTGCTCTGTCCGTGGGACGCCGCCGAATCAGTGTGGCATGAGTTCGACTGCCAGCCCTGCGGGCTCGGCGCGCGCGACACGCTCCGCATCGAGATGGGCTTCCTACTCTCGGGAGAGGATTTCGACCCCGAGAACGAGCCGCGGAACCCCTACGAGGCGGGCATCGCGTTCACCGTCAAACTCGACACCGAGTTCGTCGGCCGCGACGCGCTCGAACGGGCGAAGGAGGAGGGCGTCGACGAGCGGTTCGTCGGCCTGAAGCTCGCCGAACGCGGCATCGCCCGCCACGGCTACGAACTCCGCGACGAGAGCGGAGAGAAAATCGGTCACGTGACGAGCGGGACGATGAGTCCGACGCTCGGAGAAGCTATCGCACTGGGCTACGTTCGAACCGACTACGCGGAACCGGGCACGCGCGTCCGGGTCGTCGTTCGCGGCGACGAAAAGCGCGCACAGATCGCAAGCACACCGTTTCTGGAGGATAAATAGATGTTCGAAGTACCTGACGACCTGCGGTACATGGAATCGCACGAGTGGACGACGACCGACGACGTGGCGCGGATCGGGATCACCGACTTCGCCCAGGACGAACTCGGCGACGTGGTGTTCGTCGAACTACCCGACGAGGGCGACGACCTCACCAAGGGCGATGAGTTCGGCGTCGTCGAGAGCATCAAGGCGGTATCGGACCTCTACGCGCCGATCTCGGGCACCGTCGTCGGCGTCAACGAGGCGCTGTTCGACCGGCCCGAACTCGTCAACGACGACCCGTACGCCGAGGGCTGGATGCTCGAAGTCGAACCGGCGGACGAAGGAGAGTTCGACGAACTGCTGACGGCAGAGGAGTACCGAGAGCAGACCGAATGACGAGCAAACGAGGCAGTCCGTACGCACCGCACGCCGAGGCGGAGGCCGCCGCGATGCTCGACGCAGTCGGCGTCGACGACGAGGAGGCGCTGTTCGACATCCCCGAGGACGTCCGCTTCGACGGTGAGTTCGGCATCGAGCCGCGGACCGAACAGGCGCTCCGGCGCGAACTGACGGCGCTGCTCGCTAGGAACGACGACCTCACCGAGTTCATGGGGCGCGGTCACTACGACCACTACGTCCCCTCTCTCGTCGACAACCTCTCGCAACGCGCGGAGTTCCTGACGAGCTACACCCAGTACCAACCAGAGATCACGCAGGGGTTCCTGCAGGCGCTGTTCGAGTACCAGTCGATGCTAGTCGAACTCACCGGGCTTCCGGTGGCGAACTGCTCGATGTACGATTCGGCGACGGCGCTGGCCGAGGCGGCGCGCCTCGCAGACCGGGTTCGACAGGCCAGCGGCACGCGAGTGCTCGTCCCCGAGTTCCTGCGTTCGGGCAAGCGCGGCGTCCTCGACAACTATCTCGCCGGAACCGAGATGACCGTCGAGACGTACCCGATGGACGACGGCAACGTCGACTACGAGGCGCTCGCCGAACTCGTCGACGACGAGACGGCGATGGTCTACGCGGAGAACCCGACCGTGAGAGGAACTATCGAGGAGCGACTCGCCGATATCGGCGGTCTCGCCTCCGAGAACGACGCGCTGTTCTGTCTCGGCACGGACCTCGTCGCGCTCGCGCTCCTCGAAGAGCCGGCGAGCGTCGGCGCGGACGTCGTCGTCGGCGAGGCCGGCGTGCTCGGCCTCCCGACGGCGTACGGCATGGGACTCGGGCTCTTTGCGACGCGCGAGGAGTATCTCCGACAGGTCCCCGGACGACTCGTCGGCGTGAGCGAAGACGCAGCCGACAAGCGCGCTTACACGTTGACGCTGCAGACGCGCGAGCAGCACATCCGCCGCGAGCGCGCCACGAGTAACATCTGCACGAACCAGGCGTGGGTAGCGCTTCGGGCGGCCATCCACCTCGCGTGGCTCGGCCCCTCGAGGCTCGTCGACCTCGCGGAGGACTGCGTCCGTGACGCGAACGACCTCGCGGAGCGTCTCGACGCGCTCGTCGGCCTGCAAGCGCCGATTCACGATCGCCACCACTTCCGCGAGTTCGTCGTCCGCTGCGACCAACCGGCGGCGGCCATCGCCGAGGAGCTCGAAACCGAGGGGTACGCGGTCCACGTCGTCGGCGAGCACCTGCTGCAGGTGTGTATCACCGACGCGAACGCCCACGACGCCGACGGTCTCGTCGCGGCCTTCGAGGAGGTGCTCTGATGATATACGACCAAGCCAGATACGTCGAGAACGGCCAGTACGAACCGCTACTGTCGGAGAAAGGCACGTCGGAGGTCGAAGTCGGCGGCGAGTCGTCGCCGCTTCCCGACGACCTGACGCGCGACTCTGTCGAGCTTCCGGACCTCTCGGAACCCGAACTGGCCCGGCACTACACGCGGCTCTCGCAGATGAACTGGAGCATCGACAGCGGGCCGTACCCGCTCGGCTCCTGTACGATGAAGTACAACCCCAAGTTCACCGAGGACGTCGCCGCCGACCCCAAGGGCGCGGTCCACCCCGACCGCTCCGCGAGGAGCGTACAGGGGACCCTCGAACTCCTCTGCGGTCTGCAGGAGTACCTCGCCAGAATCGGCGGGATGGACGCCGTCACGCTGCAACCGCCCGCCGGAGCGGCCGGCGAGTTCGCGGGCATCCTCGTGGCGAAGGCGTACCACGAGGCCAACGGCGAGGACAGAAACGAGGTCATCATCCCCGCCAGCGCCCACGGTACGAACTTCGCCAGCGCGGCGATGGCCGGCTACGACGTGGTCGAACTCTCCTCCGCCGAGGACGGCCGCGTCGACGTCGAGGCGCTGGAAGCCGCCGTCGGCGACGATACCGCGGCGCTGATGCTGACGAACCCCAACACGGTCGGCCAGTTCGAGCGCGACATCGAACACATCGCCGAGACGGTCCACGACGCGGGCGGGCTGCTGTACTACGACGGTGCGAACCTCAACGCGCTGCTCGGCCGCGCCCGTCCCGGCGACATGGGCTTCGACATCATGCACTATAACGTCCACAAGACGTTCGCCACGCCGCACGGCGGCGGCGGTCCGGGTGCGGGTCCGGTCGGCGTCGTCGACGAACTCGCCGAGTACCTGCCGTCGCCGCGCGTGCGCGAACGGTCGTCCGGATCCGGCTACGAACTGTTCGACCCCGAACAGTCGGTCGGGAAGGTCCACGGCTTCCAGGGCAACTGGCTCGTCCTCGTCAAGGCGTACGCCTACATCGCGCGTCTCGGCGACGAGGGACTGCTCGACGCGAGCGCCAAGGCCGTGCTGAACGCGAACTACCTCGGTTCGCAGGTGGAGTTCGACATCCCGTACGGTCCGTTCCACCACGAGTTCGCGGCCACCTCCGGCGACAAAGACGCCGCCGACGTCGCAAAGCGGATGCTCGACTACGGCGTCCACCCGCCGACGACGAAGTGGCCCGAGATGGTTCCGGAGGCGATGCTGACGGAGCCGACCGAGATAGAGACCAAGAAGTCGCTCGACGACCTCGCCGCGGCGTTCAACGCCGCCGCCGGCGACGACGAGGAGACGCTGGCGGACGCACCGTCGCGGACGACCGCCCGGCGCATCGACCAGGTAAGTGCCGCGCGCAATCCGCGGCTGTCGTGGCGAGCGCTCGACAGCGACGAGAAGTAAGCACCCGCGACGAAGTGGCTACTGCCCTTCGTCGATGATCACGCCGTCGTCCTTCACGTTCGGCGCGCCGACGACGAGCACGGTTCCGCCCTCGACGGCGGTCAACCGCCGCTTGGCCTCCGGTTCGACGACGACGTAGTCGTCGGGGTCGAGCTCCAACGTCTCGTCTTCGATTCGGAGTTCGAATCGACCCTCGAGAACCACGTACAGCTCCTCTTGTTCCTCCTGGTAGTGATACGGCGTCGACTCACCTCGCTCGAACGTCCAGACGTTCGGTCGCATCTGGGCGGGTCGGAGGTGGTAGCCGACCGGTTTCACGCGAGCGTCGGCCGCATCCGCGTCGTAGGCGTCGACATCCGCGAGATTGACTCGTGAGTACACGACGAACGGTACGTCACGGAGTACGAAATCGATTCGTCGGTCGACGCGTCTCCGGTGACCCATACCGATAGGGACTCAGACGAAGTAGACATTCTGATCTGGATACCGTTTTGGTATCGCAATAGACGGTGTACACGACGCAGATCGGTCTCCGAGAGCGCCGCTGTGGGGAGGAAACGGACCGCGGAATTCGAGAGGAACCACTGGAGAGTTCCAGAGACCGTCGGCTGGCCGACTGAGCGAGCGAGAGAAAGCCTCGACGGTCGTTACTGCGAGCTGTCGATGCCGTCGATGAGGACGAATCCGTAGTCGCACTCGGTGCAGCGCCACTTCGTCTTCTCGCCGAGGTGGAGGCTTGTACTCGCCGAGCGGTAAAACTCCTGGCTCCCGCCGCAACTCGGGCAGTCGTGTTCCATTTCGAGGCTCATGGTAGTATCTCGCGCGTGTGGTATGTTGAAGATGTTGGTTCGGCGGCGGCCGTCGTCGGCTCCAAGAACAGGAAACGTCGGTACTGACGGTGTCACGGTCGCCTCGAAGTGCCCCCAAGCCGAGTCCTCCGACAACCTATACACTAAATGCGACGATACCGAGTCATGGTTTATTCTC contains the following coding sequences:
- a CDS encoding DUF790 family protein — its product is MLTKKLLETRQRNPEIWPVYRPPEEYRGVAASVLDAYRPGVTKGELDETLRDVETHETYTLVRGLRKLLEQRLAFERDPPVAPVELREAAFERGFVTDARERRSAMDAVGEAFGLSGDEVSDSLWADREREQRLRDAPDVGPADLLRQYNLALTQTFLCDAVSLTVESRTDLDRLAVAATELGAMAEYAEGANALRVVGPAAADRKYRTYRKRVAEWVGRVVAAAEWSLAARLEVEVRGETRLYEFAADSAKSGLFPLSPWSCTPDDDRRARFADRIESRLPRWRVRARPTVLRGVGEDTDGNGVRAVADFAFERPHSGRECYLATFDGWTPDHLETRLAALRAAAGDRPILAAVNERQCCTSGVDREALRDGLASRLVAERAAGADAVLWYANAFPVKDVAAELDALERKWVETDRDYLLPVDLDAEPDVLEVDAFAYDRQVEPEAVRHHALDTGHGALSNGSYLPEHLVSDLRAEIESLDRRTLDAVRPLLGSYDLGPDALTALGYVVDDANRAALRVRRHGAD
- a CDS encoding CBS domain-containing protein, which encodes MPVGDLATEDVVKAEPSTSIKEIAQMFSSEGTGSVVIVEDDEPRGIVTDREIALAVAEHDDISEITAEDIMTENPETINQNEEGFAVAKKFGEVKVRRLPVVDDDGKLVGIVTLDDLVATVGEEMTNIADVIEAQSPGYSA
- a CDS encoding DEAD/DEAH box helicase family protein; amino-acid sequence: MRLRYADGTVRVEGPMETVEGSTETVADVGVSFDVDGGRFDALHYRTFRDSLRAANVEFDDDVLDPVAGPELSCSLSLRPYQSAALRRWRSDERGVVVLPTGAGKTYVGMAAVDAVGGPTLVVVPTLELVDQWRDELARFGVPVGEFTGRAKALEPITVTTYDSAHTHAGRLGNRFEFVLFDEVHHLAAEKYQEIAERMAAPARMGLTATYERDDERHTRLTRLLGGKVYEIQTDDLTGEYLSTYTVERITVELSPDERETYDEHAAVFRNYVAFSSVSLDGPDGYRKLVIRSGNDPRAWRAIRAKETSRKIAFNAESKLDELASLLRECRENGDRVVVFTRYNDLVHVVADRFLIPSITYKTPTDERRAILSGFKSGRYDAVVSSQVLDEGVDVPDANVGIILSGTGSEREYRQRLGRILRPSEKSARLYELVSADTGEVRTADRRRA
- a CDS encoding M20 family metallopeptidase produces the protein MNVTESAVVELTRTLVECPSPNPPGSEAAVVDALVERLRESPVDWVLEREELEPGRPNLVARAGDPERGRLLLTGHTDVVPANAGDWTGHPYELRRDGDRLVGRGVADMKGALAAKVVAAEAFLTTRGESDEPGEVVLGFAVDEERGGPGTERIAEAVGDVDAAIIGEPTDLHVAIAQYGALDWELVVNGRESHSGRPDRGINAIDGLRCALDGVADLAGEVAAENHPILEPGPTITVTQIEGGSAPHVVPGEARATLSWRTLPEGPEPAAYDERVREAVESGLADAPPVEFELRRTMTVDAAAVDADHPLVRRTVDAARDVGIESDIVGFNAGSDTRYLIPRGIPAVLFGPGTIEDDAHTVDESVAVGDLLATARVYERLLERYLSPESSE
- the tuf gene encoding translation elongation factor EF-1 subunit alpha is translated as MSQDKPHQNLAIIGHVDHGKSTLVGRLLFETGSVPEHVIEQHREEAAEKGKGGFEFAYVMDNLAEERERGVTIDIAHQRFDTDKYYFTIVDTPGHRDFVKNMITGASQADHAVLVVAADDGVAPQTREHVFLSRTLGIETLIVAVNKMDTVDYEEDRYREVVDDVKQLLTQVRFDTDDARFIPISAFEGDNIAEHSENMPWFDGPTVLESLNNLPEMSPPTDAPLRLPIQDVYTISGIGTVPVGRIETGILETGANVSFQPSDVSGEVKTIEMHHEEVDRAEPGDNVGFNVRGIGKNDIRRGDVCGPADDPPKVAETFQAQIVVMQHPSVVTAGYTPVIHAHTAQVACTFESLDQKLDPASGEVAEENPDFIKAGDAAIVTLRPQKPLSIEPSSEIPELGSFAIRDMGQTIAAGKVLKVNER